The proteins below are encoded in one region of Thermodesulfovibrio thiophilus DSM 17215:
- the glmM gene encoding phosphoglucosamine mutase, whose product MMELFGTDGIRGTINIYPMIPELCMKVGMALCFILKERIPHKPKVLIGKDTRISGYVIESALTAGITSMGGDVYLAGPIPTPAIAFLVKSMRQDAGVVISASHNPFHDNGIKIFSHDGFKFSEELENNIERLLQDSEFPMNRPLAQDLGKAFRVDDAVGRYIEFVKSTLPKNFSFEGLKVVIDPANGAAYKITPILFRELGAQVITINDKPDGLNINRGCGALYPEGLIKKVRETASQLGIAHDGDADRTILVDEKGNVVDGDLILTVWADELKKEGKLKKNTIVGTVMTNLGIENYLKEKGIKMIRTNIGDKYVVDEMLKCGYNLGGEQSGHIICLDYSCTGDGAITSVQMAYIMMKNNKALSELIQNIHKYPQALKNIKIPETFSKYEVLKRLEALSSEIGKLQKQIKGRILIRPSGTEPKIRIMVEDEDNEKVQNMINKIEELIKQKLTS is encoded by the coding sequence GTGATGGAACTATTTGGAACAGATGGCATCAGAGGAACAATAAACATTTATCCAATGATACCTGAATTATGCATGAAAGTAGGAATGGCTTTATGTTTTATTTTGAAAGAAAGGATCCCCCATAAACCAAAAGTACTAATAGGCAAGGATACAAGAATATCAGGATATGTAATAGAATCAGCTTTAACAGCAGGGATTACATCAATGGGAGGAGATGTTTATCTGGCAGGACCTATTCCAACTCCAGCAATTGCTTTTCTGGTTAAAAGCATGCGTCAGGATGCAGGAGTGGTAATTTCAGCATCGCATAATCCATTTCATGACAATGGAATTAAAATATTCTCACATGATGGATTCAAATTTTCAGAAGAACTTGAGAATAACATTGAAAGACTTTTGCAGGATTCAGAATTTCCAATGAATAGACCTTTGGCTCAGGATCTTGGTAAGGCTTTCAGAGTTGATGATGCTGTGGGAAGATATATAGAATTTGTTAAGTCAACCCTGCCTAAAAACTTCAGTTTTGAAGGACTCAAAGTGGTTATAGATCCTGCAAATGGAGCAGCTTACAAAATCACACCAATACTTTTCAGAGAACTTGGTGCTCAGGTTATAACAATCAATGATAAACCTGATGGATTGAATATAAACAGAGGATGTGGGGCTCTCTATCCTGAAGGATTAATAAAAAAAGTTAGAGAAACAGCTTCTCAGCTTGGAATTGCCCATGATGGAGATGCAGACAGGACAATTCTTGTGGATGAAAAAGGTAACGTTGTTGATGGTGATTTGATTTTAACTGTCTGGGCAGATGAATTAAAAAAAGAAGGAAAACTTAAGAAAAATACTATTGTTGGAACTGTTATGACAAATTTGGGAATTGAAAACTATCTTAAAGAAAAAGGAATAAAAATGATAAGAACAAATATTGGTGATAAATATGTTGTTGATGAGATGCTTAAATGCGGATATAATCTTGGAGGAGAACAGTCAGGACATATAATATGTCTTGATTATTCCTGTACTGGCGATGGTGCTATTACATCTGTTCAGATGGCATATATAATGATGAAAAATAATAAAGCTTTAAGCGAGTTAATACAAAATATCCATAAATATCCACAGGCTTTAAAAAATATAAAAATTCCTGAAACTTTTTCAAAATATGAAGTTTTGAAAAGACTGGAGGCCTTGAGTTCAGAAATCGGGAAACTTCAAAAACAAATAAAAGGAAGAATACTTATAAGACCTTCAGGCACAGAACCAAAAATCAGAATTATGGTGGAAGATGAAGACAATGAAAAAGTGCAAAACATGATAAACAAAATTGAAGAACTGATAAAACAGAAACTTACAAGTTAA
- a CDS encoding CdaR family protein produces MNKILKNFLTENLTFKLISIALALFLWFFVTFRGQTDTVIDVPLEFKNTPSEMEILKQSAKKITLAISARERILKELARNNIRVVVDLSNVKIGENSIAITKSSVKIPRGIEILRIDPSQIKIYMDQKSHKVVPVRVVLLGNPAKGFSIVSVTSNPANLKIEGAKKELDRIRAIKTEPVDIEGLNEDLRVQVKIDPEGRIFRTEKDIVEVNVKVKRK; encoded by the coding sequence ATGAATAAAATTTTGAAAAATTTTTTAACAGAAAATCTGACATTTAAGTTAATATCCATTGCTTTAGCCTTATTTTTATGGTTTTTTGTTACATTTAGAGGTCAGACAGATACAGTCATTGATGTTCCTTTAGAATTCAAAAATACCCCATCAGAAATGGAAATTTTAAAACAGAGCGCGAAAAAGATAACACTTGCAATTTCAGCAAGAGAAAGAATTTTAAAAGAATTAGCACGAAATAATATAAGGGTAGTAGTTGATCTGTCAAATGTCAAAATTGGAGAAAATTCAATTGCTATAACAAAATCTTCTGTAAAGATTCCAAGAGGTATTGAGATATTAAGAATAGATCCCTCTCAAATTAAGATATATATGGATCAGAAATCTCATAAAGTAGTTCCTGTAAGAGTTGTACTGCTAGGAAATCCAGCGAAAGGTTTTAGTATCGTATCAGTAACGTCAAATCCTGCTAATTTAAAAATAGAAGGAGCTAAAAAAGAACTTGACAGAATTCGTGCTATTAAAACAGAACCGGTTGATATAGAAGGTCTTAATGAAGACTTAAGAGTTCAAGTCAAAATAGACCCTGAAGGAAGAATTTTCAGAACAGAGAAGGACATAGTAGAAGTAAATGTTAAAGTAAAGAGAAAGTGA
- the cdaA gene encoding diadenylate cyclase CdaA, translated as MEKFFDQIRWQDLVDIAIVSFIIYKIFILVKGTRAARMLVGVGLLLAISLISRFFELYTLDWLIQNFWAQIVIVLIILFQPEIRKALAQMGETPLFHRFSSAEEMKTIEEIVKASQSLANKKIGALIVFERDVTLSEYIEIGIPLDAKVTKELLISIFHPTSPIHDGAVIIKGNRVVAAGCFLPIKLGADLSKAYGTRHRAALGITEETDAVAIIVSEETGSISLAVNGRLEGNLDMEKLRQKLTNLFTKDRERK; from the coding sequence ATGGAAAAATTTTTTGATCAGATAAGATGGCAGGATTTAGTTGATATAGCTATTGTTTCTTTTATTATCTACAAAATTTTTATCCTCGTTAAAGGAACCCGCGCAGCAAGAATGCTTGTTGGAGTTGGTTTATTGCTGGCAATCTCTTTAATTTCAAGATTTTTTGAGCTATATACTCTTGACTGGCTTATTCAGAACTTCTGGGCTCAGATAGTAATAGTATTGATAATTCTTTTCCAGCCTGAGATAAGAAAAGCTCTTGCTCAGATGGGAGAGACTCCTTTATTTCACAGGTTTAGTTCAGCAGAAGAGATGAAAACGATAGAAGAAATAGTTAAGGCATCCCAATCACTTGCTAATAAAAAAATAGGTGCATTAATTGTTTTTGAAAGAGATGTCACTCTATCCGAATATATAGAAATCGGAATACCCCTTGATGCAAAGGTTACTAAGGAATTATTAATAAGTATTTTTCATCCAACAAGTCCTATTCATGATGGTGCTGTTATTATAAAGGGAAACAGGGTAGTTGCTGCTGGATGCTTTCTTCCTATAAAGCTCGGTGCAGATTTAAGCAAAGCCTATGGAACAAGGCATCGAGCTGCTCTAGGCATTACAGAAGAAACCGATGCTGTGGCAATTATAGTTTCAGAGGAGACAGGTTCAATTTCACTTGCAGTAAATGGACGACTTGAAGGCAATCTTGATATGGAAAAATTAAGACAGAAGTTAACAAATCTATTCACAAAAGATAGAGAAAGAAAATGA
- a CDS encoding SurA N-terminal domain-containing protein — MIKTLRKNAKYFYFLFFLVIITFVFWGVGTVDKKHTDVIAEVAGQKITAERFWRNYEETRRVYREVFKEKATEMEQGLKERILENLINEEVMLYFAKKYDIEATDREVQDAILNDPRFKRNGVFQRDVYFQILKLNRITPAQYESSLKRDITVGKALQVIALANDSSDISDEAFIKSFLNAFKSNIPVKINKEALS, encoded by the coding sequence GTGATAAAAACACTCAGAAAAAATGCGAAATATTTTTATTTTTTGTTTTTTCTTGTTATTATTACCTTTGTTTTCTGGGGGGTTGGAACAGTAGATAAAAAACATACGGACGTTATAGCAGAAGTGGCCGGACAGAAAATTACAGCAGAGAGATTCTGGAGAAACTACGAAGAAACAAGAAGAGTTTATAGAGAAGTTTTTAAAGAAAAGGCTACTGAGATGGAACAGGGACTGAAAGAAAGAATTCTTGAAAATTTAATAAATGAAGAAGTTATGCTTTATTTTGCAAAGAAATATGACATAGAAGCAACAGACAGAGAAGTTCAAGATGCTATCCTGAATGATCCTCGGTTTAAAAGAAATGGAGTGTTTCAGCGAGATGTGTACTTTCAAATTTTAAAACTAAACAGAATAACTCCTGCACAATACGAGTCTTCTTTAAAACGAGATATAACTGTTGGGAAAGCTCTGCAGGTTATTGCATTAGCAAACGACAGCAGTGATATATCTGACGAAGCTTTTATTAAATCCTTTTTAAATGCATTTAAATCAAATATTCCTGTAAAAATTAATAAAGAAGCTTTATCATGA
- a CDS encoding B12-binding domain-containing radical SAM protein, giving the protein MKFKCLLINPWIYDFAAYNFWAKPLGLLKVAEFLSQFNVELFLIDCCNSFKIKKYGTGKYRAEVVEKPEILKKIPRKYKKYGISTEEFIANLKNLGSVDFIFVTSIMSYWWYGVKEVIEILRNYFINTPIILGGIYATLYKEHAEKQINADFIYKGHINIGIINELERIGLKLERITDKPKYWWQMGFYRELPYAPILTSTGCPFKCSYCASSILYESFGQRLLNEIMEEIEELHLKGVRDFAFYDDALLYKSDIHIKPLLKKIIAKNLDLRFHTPNGVHARFIDKELAQLMKYSGFKTLRLSLETVDIKRQLETGGKVTNDELEKAVYSLKEAGFASQDIGVYIMYGLPGQSFDELRAGVDFLKNLKVRIHLNEFSPIKGTYYWQEFVTKNIITDELDPLLTNNSIFAEIFAGYNREDIKKLKIEVNNFNLIL; this is encoded by the coding sequence ATGAAATTCAAATGTCTTCTTATAAATCCTTGGATTTATGACTTTGCTGCCTATAATTTCTGGGCAAAGCCTCTTGGATTATTAAAGGTTGCTGAATTCCTAAGCCAGTTTAACGTAGAGCTCTTTTTAATCGATTGTTGTAATTCATTCAAAATTAAAAAATACGGAACAGGAAAATACAGAGCAGAAGTTGTGGAAAAACCCGAGATTCTAAAAAAGATTCCAAGAAAATATAAAAAATATGGAATTTCAACTGAAGAATTCATTGCAAATTTAAAGAATCTGGGCTCTGTTGATTTCATATTTGTAACCTCAATAATGTCTTACTGGTGGTATGGAGTGAAAGAAGTTATCGAAATTTTAAGAAACTATTTTATTAATACACCAATAATTCTCGGTGGAATTTATGCCACACTGTATAAAGAACATGCAGAAAAACAGATAAATGCTGATTTTATTTATAAAGGACATATTAATATAGGAATAATAAATGAACTCGAACGAATTGGGTTAAAGCTTGAACGGATTACTGATAAACCGAAATATTGGTGGCAGATGGGATTTTACAGAGAACTGCCTTACGCTCCGATTTTAACATCAACTGGATGTCCTTTCAAGTGCTCATATTGTGCATCCTCCATTTTATATGAGTCATTTGGACAGAGATTGTTAAATGAAATTATGGAAGAAATTGAAGAATTACATTTAAAAGGAGTTAGAGATTTTGCCTTCTATGACGATGCTCTTCTTTATAAATCTGACATACACATAAAACCATTGCTTAAAAAAATCATTGCAAAAAATCTGGATCTCAGATTTCATACTCCCAATGGAGTTCACGCTCGTTTTATAGATAAAGAACTTGCTCAACTTATGAAATACTCAGGATTTAAAACACTAAGACTAAGCCTTGAAACTGTTGATATAAAAAGACAGTTAGAAACTGGAGGAAAGGTAACAAATGATGAACTTGAAAAAGCAGTTTATTCTTTAAAAGAAGCAGGTTTCGCATCTCAGGACATTGGAGTCTATATAATGTATGGACTTCCAGGACAGAGTTTTGATGAGTTAAGGGCAGGAGTTGATTTTCTTAAAAATTTAAAGGTTCGTATTCACTTGAACGAATTTTCACCAATCAAAGGAACTTATTACTGGCAGGAGTTTGTAACAAAAAATATTATTACTGATGAATTAGACCCCCTTTTAACAAATAACTCAATTTTTGCAGAAATTTTTGCTGGATATAACAGAGAAGATATTAAAAAACTGAAAATTGAAGTTAACAACTTTAATTTGATATTATAA
- a CDS encoding tRNA (adenine-N1)-methyltransferase produces MSAFKEGNLALLIDSKGRKYLITLKKDASFSFHKGNVALNDIIGKPDAIKVLSTHGEPLLVFKPSLEDYVLKMKRGAQIIYPKDISRLLTLIDIFPGAKVFEAGTGSGALTLHLLRAVGQTGRVVSCEKRKEFYETAKTNIEKFIVNEPSGELTLLNKDISEKIDEKDFDRLIFDLTEPWLFLDKAVEMLKPGGLIGCYLTTVLQIYSLMEEFEKNFSKSLYKIGIFELLERKWEKEGLSLRPALRMVAHTGFIAVFRKLS; encoded by the coding sequence TTGTCAGCATTCAAAGAAGGAAATTTAGCTCTCTTAATTGATTCAAAGGGAAGAAAATATCTTATCACGTTGAAAAAAGATGCATCTTTTTCTTTTCATAAAGGTAATGTAGCATTAAATGATATAATAGGTAAGCCTGATGCTATTAAAGTACTGTCAACGCATGGAGAACCTCTTTTGGTTTTTAAACCCTCTCTTGAAGATTACGTTCTTAAAATGAAAAGAGGTGCCCAGATAATCTATCCAAAGGATATATCAAGACTTCTAACACTTATTGATATATTCCCTGGTGCAAAGGTATTTGAAGCGGGAACTGGATCTGGAGCTTTAACTCTTCATCTTTTAAGAGCTGTAGGACAGACTGGCAGAGTTGTTTCATGTGAAAAAAGAAAAGAATTTTATGAAACTGCAAAGACAAATATCGAAAAATTCATAGTCAATGAACCATCTGGAGAATTAACTCTCTTAAATAAAGACATTTCAGAAAAAATAGATGAAAAGGATTTTGATCGACTGATTTTTGATCTTACTGAACCATGGCTTTTTCTTGATAAAGCCGTTGAAATGTTAAAACCCGGAGGACTTATTGGCTGTTATCTTACAACGGTTCTTCAAATTTACAGTCTAATGGAAGAATTTGAAAAGAATTTTTCTAAGAGTCTTTACAAAATCGGAATTTTTGAACTTCTTGAAAGAAAATGGGAAAAGGAGGGCTTAAGTCTCAGACCAGCATTAAGAATGGTCGCCCATACTGGATTTATTGCTGTTTTTAGAAAGCTTTCATGA
- a CDS encoding GGDEF domain-containing protein, with protein sequence MLSMRVIFGTNRSELAKKVKDFLTDEASECNIFPIDTAFIDHVYKLKPEIILFDLYKFSKLHRSLIETITTAPSIREIPLITIIKKRTPSILHQLYEFEVFDYIADSFMKCELMMKIQKAQQIVEIKRDFDKLLTKDPLTGAYNRGFLIERINEELNWCNIYKEPLSVALLDIDFFKKINDTFGHLTGDRVLMELVGLCLATLPHKVTVGRYGGEEFCLLMPSTDQNEAEHLCEKLCQTVENAVFQTVNRQEIKLTVSIGYTTYADEARLSVDKIIQNADKALYKAKQSGRNRVFFEPSGLK encoded by the coding sequence ATGCTGTCTATGCGAGTGATCTTTGGAACAAATAGATCAGAACTGGCAAAAAAAGTTAAAGATTTTTTAACAGATGAAGCTTCAGAATGTAATATATTTCCTATAGACACTGCATTTATTGATCATGTTTATAAATTAAAACCAGAGATTATTCTTTTTGACCTTTACAAGTTTTCAAAGTTACATCGATCTTTAATTGAGACAATTACAACCGCACCATCTATTAGAGAAATTCCTTTAATTACAATAATAAAAAAACGAACACCTTCTATTCTTCATCAGCTTTATGAGTTTGAAGTTTTTGACTATATTGCAGATTCATTTATGAAATGTGAACTTATGATGAAAATTCAAAAGGCACAGCAAATTGTTGAAATTAAAAGAGATTTTGATAAACTCTTAACAAAAGACCCTTTAACAGGTGCATACAATAGAGGTTTCTTAATTGAACGAATCAATGAAGAATTGAACTGGTGTAATATATATAAAGAACCTTTAAGTGTAGCTCTCCTTGATATTGATTTTTTTAAAAAAATCAATGATACTTTTGGACATCTGACTGGAGATAGGGTGTTGATGGAACTTGTTGGCTTATGTCTGGCAACTCTTCCACATAAAGTTACAGTAGGACGATATGGAGGAGAGGAGTTTTGCTTGCTAATGCCTTCAACAGACCAAAATGAGGCAGAGCATCTCTGTGAAAAGTTGTGTCAGACTGTTGAAAATGCGGTATTTCAGACTGTTAACCGTCAGGAAATAAAATTAACTGTAAGCATTGGATATACAACCTACGCTGATGAAGCAAGATTATCTGTGGATAAAATAATTCAGAATGCGGATAAGGCATTATATAAAGCAAAACAGTCTGGAAGAAATAGAGTATTTTTTGAGCCTTCTGGGTTAAAATAA
- a CDS encoding glycine zipper 2TM domain-containing protein has product MKVLALMLALLMVFSVACGQLSQYHYEGAGTGAVVGGAAGVLLDKHNRWRGGVIGAGLGALFGATLADISVRGSREAYQSGGPVEYKTEDGRGYYKAEPASDYYYKDPSTKCRKVSEKVWEDGKLVKDTVKEICESEKQERIY; this is encoded by the coding sequence ATGAAGGTTTTAGCTTTAATGTTAGCTTTGTTGATGGTTTTTAGTGTAGCCTGCGGACAACTCAGTCAGTATCATTACGAAGGAGCTGGAACTGGAGCAGTTGTTGGTGGTGCAGCAGGAGTACTTCTTGATAAACACAATAGATGGCGTGGTGGAGTTATCGGAGCAGGACTTGGAGCTCTCTTCGGTGCAACCTTAGCTGATATCTCAGTAAGAGGTTCTCGTGAAGCCTATCAAAGTGGGGGACCTGTTGAATATAAAACAGAAGATGGAAGAGGGTATTACAAAGCTGAGCCTGCAAGTGACTATTACTATAAAGATCCATCAACAAAATGCAGAAAGGTTAGCGAAAAGGTTTGGGAAGATGGGAAGCTTGTAAAAGATACTGTAAAAGAGATATGCGAGTCTGAAAAACAGGAAAGAATTTACTAA
- the pyrE gene encoding orotate phosphoribosyltransferase — MKYSYTERQQMKERLIKLIYEKAFRYSEVPCFKLVSGKLSNYYFNCKAVTLSPEGLYLIGNIIYDMIADSDIKGIGGLTLGADPIAMAVAYTSYLKGKPVEALVVRKKPKEHGTMQWIEGNIQAGDSVVVIDDVITTGSSTIQAITRFKDAGIFVKKVIVLVDRQEGGKENIFNFLSDCGFPPDLEAIISRDEVMKLYRM, encoded by the coding sequence GTGAAATACAGCTATACAGAACGACAGCAGATGAAAGAGAGGCTGATAAAGCTTATTTACGAGAAAGCTTTTAGATACAGTGAAGTACCATGTTTTAAGCTAGTATCTGGTAAATTGAGTAATTATTATTTTAATTGTAAAGCAGTAACTCTATCACCAGAGGGACTTTATTTGATCGGGAATATTATTTATGATATGATTGCAGATTCAGATATAAAAGGAATAGGAGGACTTACTCTGGGTGCAGATCCAATAGCTATGGCAGTTGCATACACTTCATATCTTAAAGGTAAGCCTGTTGAAGCCCTTGTTGTTCGTAAGAAGCCTAAAGAGCATGGAACAATGCAGTGGATTGAAGGAAATATTCAAGCTGGTGATAGTGTTGTTGTAATTGATGATGTAATTACAACAGGAAGCTCAACAATTCAGGCGATCACAAGGTTTAAGGATGCGGGCATTTTTGTTAAAAAGGTTATTGTTCTTGTTGACAGACAGGAAGGAGGGAAGGAAAATATTTTTAATTTTTTATCAGATTGTGGATTTCCTCCTGATTTAGAGGCCATAATTTCAAGAGATGAAGTGATGAAGCTTTATAGAATGTGA
- a CDS encoding YkgJ family cysteine cluster protein yields the protein MNKPIKFQCVTDCSSICCGGATILTLKEIVKLFKFFPITLGFRKIQPFNAEHKVYLDDISIKYRGFYIAGDFIGGNRFKKRCRLLKNSLCTIHNQLKPLQCRVIPFSVTFPEVLQDLVIVDKKRGSFKNCKGFYADAPLIWDGQFIDKSLKENFDILKKHLMFQRDIVEKIFISLEGNFFLKKFIQTGDGFFEVPILPEFVDEICSITGILDRVEFLRAQKSLFVKELTFRGMKNSLFIDALNTIEQLRI from the coding sequence GTGAATAAGCCAATAAAATTTCAATGTGTTACAGATTGCTCCTCCATATGTTGCGGAGGAGCAACAATTCTAACTCTGAAAGAAATAGTAAAACTTTTTAAATTTTTCCCTATTACTTTAGGATTTCGAAAAATACAACCATTTAACGCAGAACACAAAGTTTATCTGGATGATATTAGTATCAAATATAGAGGATTTTACATAGCTGGAGATTTTATTGGTGGTAACAGATTTAAAAAAAGATGCAGATTACTTAAAAATTCTCTGTGTACAATCCATAATCAGTTAAAACCGCTTCAATGTCGAGTTATTCCATTTTCTGTAACATTTCCTGAAGTTCTGCAAGATCTGGTAATAGTAGACAAAAAAAGGGGATCTTTTAAGAACTGTAAAGGCTTTTATGCTGATGCTCCATTAATATGGGATGGACAATTTATTGATAAATCTTTAAAAGAGAATTTTGACATTTTAAAGAAACATTTAATGTTTCAACGGGATATAGTAGAAAAAATTTTTATAAGTTTGGAAGGTAATTTTTTTCTAAAAAAATTCATACAGACCGGTGATGGCTTCTTTGAAGTTCCTATTCTGCCAGAGTTTGTTGATGAAATATGCAGTATTACAGGGATTTTGGATAGAGTTGAGTTTTTAAGAGCTCAAAAATCCTTATTTGTAAAAGAATTAACATTCAGGGGCATGAAAAACTCTTTATTCATTGATGCATTAAATACTATAGAGCAACTGAGAATTTGA
- a CDS encoding YebC/PmpR family DNA-binding transcriptional regulator, producing MAGHSKWAQIKHKKAHVDAKKGKIFTKLVKEISVAARLGGGDPEKNPRLRVAIDKAREVNMPMDNIKRAIMKGTGELAGTSYEEIVYEGYGPGGVALLIEAMTDNKNRTVSDIRHILTKHGGSIGESGCVSWIFDKKGYILIDKKAVDEDTLISLALEAGAEDVKNDPTEDNYEIIMSPEDLNTVKSHIEASGIPVSLAEVTMLPKNYVSVEGDVADQMLKLIDALEEHDDVQNVYANFDIPDEAMNKAVA from the coding sequence GTGGCTGGACATTCCAAATGGGCACAGATCAAACATAAAAAAGCTCATGTAGATGCAAAAAAAGGTAAGATTTTTACGAAACTTGTAAAAGAAATATCTGTAGCAGCACGTCTTGGAGGTGGAGATCCTGAAAAAAATCCTCGTTTAAGAGTCGCAATTGACAAGGCAAGGGAAGTCAATATGCCAATGGATAATATAAAAAGAGCAATAATGAAGGGAACTGGAGAGCTTGCAGGAACTTCCTACGAAGAAATAGTTTATGAAGGATACGGTCCTGGGGGTGTAGCGCTTTTAATAGAAGCCATGACTGATAATAAAAATCGAACCGTGTCTGACATAAGACATATTCTTACAAAACATGGCGGAAGTATAGGGGAATCTGGATGTGTATCGTGGATTTTTGACAAAAAAGGATATATTCTTATTGATAAAAAAGCAGTTGATGAGGATACCTTAATTTCACTTGCACTTGAGGCAGGTGCTGAAGATGTGAAAAATGACCCTACAGAGGATAACTATGAAATTATAATGTCTCCTGAAGATTTAAACACAGTAAAATCACATATTGAGGCTTCTGGTATTCCGGTTTCACTGGCAGAGGTTACGATGTTACCTAAAAATTATGTTTCTGTAGAGGGAGATGTTGCTGATCAGATGTTAAAACTCATAGATGCTCTGGAGGAGCATGATGATGTGCAGAATGTATATGCAAATTTTGATATTCCAGATGAGGCAATGAACAAGGCTGTAGCTTAG
- a CDS encoding DUF502 domain-containing protein, which produces MEPSIRLTFKRNFIAGLIVTIPIAISIFIVFQLFKIVDGLLSPVYDFIFGRHISGLGFITALIVVFVVGFISTNVFGKKLLDSIEKLLFLKIPLFKSLYSSLKQLFDAFSPENKASFQRVVIVEYPRKGSFVFGFQTKECILKDNDMGKKLVTVYIPTNNLYLGEVVLFEEDSVFHTDISVQEGIKIILSAGITAPQTITCRK; this is translated from the coding sequence ATGGAACCATCTATTAGACTAACTTTTAAAAGAAATTTTATTGCAGGTCTAATAGTAACAATTCCTATAGCTATAAGCATTTTCATAGTATTTCAGCTTTTCAAAATTGTTGATGGTCTTTTAAGTCCTGTATATGATTTCATTTTTGGTAGACATATCTCAGGATTAGGTTTTATTACCGCTCTAATTGTAGTCTTTGTTGTTGGTTTTATATCCACAAATGTATTCGGGAAAAAATTGCTGGATAGTATTGAAAAGTTACTTTTTCTTAAAATCCCGCTTTTTAAAAGCCTTTATTCTTCATTGAAACAACTATTTGATGCATTTTCACCAGAAAATAAAGCATCATTTCAAAGGGTTGTGATTGTTGAGTATCCGAGAAAAGGAAGTTTTGTTTTCGGATTTCAGACAAAAGAGTGTATTTTAAAGGACAATGATATGGGGAAAAAACTTGTAACGGTTTATATCCCCACAAATAATTTATATCTCGGTGAAGTTGTTCTGTTTGAAGAGGATAGTGTATTTCATACAGATATATCTGTTCAGGAAGGGATAAAAATAATACTTTCTGCTGGCATAACAGCACCACAAACAATAACTTGTAGGAAGTGA